The following proteins come from a genomic window of Gehongia tenuis:
- a CDS encoding recombinase family protein, with protein MKNAVIYARFSSHAQNEQSIEGQLRVCHEFAKREGYTVIGEYIDRAISGRSDDRPEFQRMISDARKRAFQFVIVYKLDRFTRNRYDSAIYKHKLKQYGVKVLSAMENIGDNPESIILEAVLEASAEYYSVDLSQKIKRGRQDSATKGKFVGGRVPIGYKSIGGQLVIDEAKAPIIKYAFEEYAKGTKKRDIIAELNARGLRNLNGNPYGCTALQTALKNKKYVGILEQSGVVVEGGCPAIIDKETFSKVQERLEKNRRQGAKNKAKIEYLLTGKLFCGYCGSPMQGVSGTGKNGKRWSYYQCPKRRRKEGCNKLNEKKDFLEWYIVEQTVEYVLVPERMKHIAAAVVAQYDSEFNDGKVKEMERRIAWLEREIAKIANTVIDMPKEGRKPLYDKIEQYGLEKTDIEIDLAKMKVANRIRFTEKDIMAWLKVFCKGDLFDMDFRRRIIDVLVNSVYLYDDKTVIYYNIKGGKQVSYIDMLENTESIETFEDPLDSSNDRISNGLLHQKGILPVKG; from the coding sequence ATGAAAAATGCAGTAATTTATGCCCGATTTTCTTCCCATGCTCAAAACGAGCAATCCATCGAAGGGCAGCTTCGAGTATGCCATGAATTTGCAAAACGGGAAGGCTATACGGTTATCGGCGAGTATATTGATCGTGCCATTTCCGGGCGGTCGGATGATCGTCCAGAGTTCCAACGCATGATCAGCGACGCTAGAAAACGCGCATTCCAGTTCGTGATCGTATACAAACTCGATAGATTTACGCGGAACCGTTATGATAGCGCGATCTACAAGCACAAGCTTAAACAATATGGCGTAAAGGTTCTGTCCGCAATGGAGAATATTGGCGACAACCCCGAAAGCATTATATTGGAGGCTGTGTTGGAAGCATCGGCGGAATACTATTCTGTCGATCTTTCCCAGAAAATTAAACGCGGGCGTCAAGACAGCGCTACAAAAGGGAAATTTGTTGGCGGAAGGGTGCCGATCGGATATAAATCTATCGGAGGCCAGCTTGTGATCGACGAGGCCAAAGCACCCATCATTAAATACGCCTTCGAGGAATATGCCAAAGGAACTAAGAAAAGAGACATCATTGCCGAACTCAATGCCCGAGGCCTGCGCAACTTGAACGGTAATCCTTACGGCTGCACAGCTCTCCAAACTGCGCTCAAGAATAAAAAGTATGTTGGTATCTTGGAGCAGTCTGGCGTGGTCGTTGAGGGAGGATGCCCCGCAATCATTGACAAGGAGACTTTCAGCAAGGTACAGGAACGCTTGGAGAAAAACAGACGTCAGGGTGCAAAAAATAAAGCCAAGATTGAATATCTATTGACCGGAAAGCTATTCTGTGGTTATTGCGGATCTCCCATGCAGGGCGTATCGGGCACCGGAAAAAACGGCAAGAGATGGAGTTACTATCAATGTCCAAAGCGTCGCCGAAAAGAGGGATGCAATAAGCTCAACGAAAAAAAAGACTTTTTGGAATGGTACATTGTTGAGCAAACTGTTGAATATGTCCTCGTGCCTGAGCGGATGAAGCATATCGCCGCTGCTGTCGTGGCTCAGTATGACAGTGAGTTTAACGATGGTAAGGTAAAAGAAATGGAACGCCGCATCGCTTGGCTGGAACGGGAAATTGCTAAAATTGCGAATACAGTCATCGACATGCCCAAAGAAGGCCGCAAGCCCTTGTATGATAAGATTGAGCAATATGGACTTGAAAAAACGGATATAGAAATCGATCTTGCCAAAATGAAGGTCGCAAACCGAATTCGCTTTACTGAGAAAGATATCATGGCTTGGCTCAAGGTTTTCTGTAAAGGTGATCTGTTTGACATGGATTTTCGGAGGCGCATCATTGATGTACTTGTCAATTCTGTGTACCTGTACGACGATAAAACCGTCATATACTATAATATAAAAGGCGGTAAGCAAGTATCTTATATAGATATGCTAGAAAACACTGAAAGCATTGAAACCTTCGAAGACCCTCTGGATTCTTCTAACGATCGTATATCAAACGGCTTGCTCCACCAAAAAGGCATACTACCCGTTAAGGGCTAG
- a CDS encoding helix-turn-helix transcriptional regulator — protein MKREHLKEIRLRSKLTQEEVAKAIGISKQHYSRLEAGTSKGSVGVWQKLKNFFRVKSIDDLLEPK, from the coding sequence GTGAAAAGGGAGCACCTAAAGGAAATTAGATTGCGATCAAAACTTACTCAAGAGGAAGTCGCAAAAGCAATCGGAATTTCCAAGCAACACTACAGCCGCCTTGAGGCTGGCACCTCGAAAGGTAGCGTCGGAGTGTGGCAAAAGCTAAAAAATTTTTTCCGGGTCAAAAGTATCGATGATCTATTGGAACCAAAGTGA
- a CDS encoding helix-turn-helix transcriptional regulator codes for MKTELQKYLYGRGITQTYVARQLGITPQSLGRKIKGRLNFTWTEVMCLCDVLSVEVQDITMLIPQVLSKSSRKT; via the coding sequence ATGAAAACGGAATTGCAAAAGTATTTGTATGGGCGCGGAATAACGCAAACCTATGTAGCTCGTCAGCTAGGCATAACCCCTCAAAGTTTAGGGCGCAAGATAAAAGGACGGCTAAATTTTACGTGGACAGAGGTCATGTGTCTGTGTGATGTACTGTCCGTAGAAGTCCAAGACATCACCATGCTGATACCACAAGTGTTGTCTAAGTCCTCCCGCAAGACTTAA
- a CDS encoding helix-turn-helix domain-containing protein, producing MFPKKIFAIRIKELRQANGLTLAQLGQLFGVSKQSAQRWETGVNVPSAENLVDMADYFGVSLDYLVGRSDDPTLHK from the coding sequence ATGTTTCCGAAAAAAATTTTTGCTATCCGAATCAAAGAGCTTCGCCAGGCAAATGGTCTCACTTTGGCCCAGCTTGGACAACTTTTTGGTGTTTCTAAGCAATCTGCCCAGCGTTGGGAAACCGGGGTTAATGTTCCTTCAGCCGAAAACCTTGTTGACATGGCCGACTACTTCGGCGTGTCCCTCGACTACCTCGTGGGCAGGTCGGACGATCCTACTTTGCATAAGTAG
- a CDS encoding helix-turn-helix domain-containing protein — translation MDITVERIVQLIKSKKIAEATFAEDIGMGRNTVNNWKGGRSKTYLKKVDAIADYFGVSVDYLLGRTDNPAPPRLNADNAIIVQGDYVGPVTEDERVFVEQVLKAYREQQKHDKS, via the coding sequence ATGGATATTACTGTTGAGCGAATTGTACAACTGATAAAAAGTAAAAAAATTGCCGAGGCTACCTTTGCCGAGGATATCGGTATGGGGCGAAATACGGTTAACAATTGGAAGGGCGGCAGAAGCAAAACATATCTAAAAAAAGTTGATGCGATTGCAGACTATTTTGGCGTGTCTGTCGATTACCTTTTAGGTCGTACCGACAATCCCGCACCTCCTAGGCTCAATGCCGATAATGCTATTATCGTCCAGGGCGACTATGTAGGGCCTGTTACAGAGGACGAGCGAGTATTCGTGGAGCAAGTTCTTAAAGCATATCGTGAACAGCAAAAGCATGATAAGTCCTAA
- a CDS encoding AraC family transcriptional regulator: MQVYRIPIDQDSRMEMTRHGTEGFPMAIYETVLAKNALGFVDWHWHDEFQFCLVTEGQVRFHVGDGIHLLAAGMGLFINSGVLHMAEPLTADAAYHCTDVSPRLMGSFPESDIHNRYLKGFLEDPTRRYILLSKDVSWQGLVLKKMGEIHSAYQGRAKGFEIWIVSLLMHIFFLLLQSGAEGAAEAAPDALERIKLILNYIHEHFGEKITLKQLSKWVNLCPNECCRYFKSHTGSTIFSYINNLRITKSAEALLNHPGRTVSQIAYECGFSTPSYFIEKFRQKTGMTPNQYRRRMGSDVQK; encoded by the coding sequence ATGCAGGTTTATCGAATTCCTATTGATCAGGACAGCCGAATGGAGATGACGCGGCACGGGACGGAGGGCTTTCCCATGGCCATCTATGAAACGGTTCTTGCGAAGAACGCCCTCGGTTTTGTGGACTGGCACTGGCACGATGAATTTCAGTTTTGCCTGGTGACGGAGGGACAGGTCCGGTTCCACGTGGGGGACGGGATCCATCTGCTGGCTGCTGGCATGGGGCTTTTTATCAACAGCGGCGTTCTGCACATGGCCGAACCGCTTACGGCAGATGCCGCCTATCATTGTACCGATGTAAGCCCGAGGCTCATGGGCTCCTTCCCGGAGAGCGATATCCATAACCGGTATTTGAAGGGATTTCTGGAGGACCCCACACGCCGATACATTCTGTTATCCAAGGATGTATCCTGGCAGGGTCTGGTCCTCAAGAAGATGGGGGAGATTCATAGCGCCTATCAGGGGAGGGCGAAGGGGTTTGAAATATGGATTGTCAGTCTTTTGATGCACATTTTTTTCCTGCTTCTTCAAAGCGGTGCGGAAGGCGCGGCGGAGGCGGCGCCGGACGCTTTGGAGCGGATCAAGCTGATCCTCAACTACATTCATGAGCATTTTGGAGAGAAAATCACCCTGAAGCAACTCTCCAAATGGGTCAACCTGTGCCCCAACGAATGCTGCCGTTATTTCAAGAGCCATACGGGCAGTACAATTTTCAGCTATATCAACAACCTGAGAATCACGAAGAGCGCCGAAGCGCTCCTCAACCATCCCGGACGGACGGTCAGCCAAATCGCATACGAATGCGGATTCAGCACGCCCAGCTATTTCATTGAGAAATTCAGACAAAAAACGGGTATGACACCCAACCAATACCGCAGACGGATGGGTTCGGACGTTCAAAAATAA
- a CDS encoding helix-turn-helix transcriptional regulator, with amino-acid sequence MRTWMREKRLSLGLSQERLAYKADTCGRTVSYIEQGQRTPEPAIAKRLAAVLDEDWTRFYEDTK; translated from the coding sequence ATGCGGACCTGGATGAGGGAAAAACGCTTATCACTTGGTCTGTCCCAGGAAAGGCTTGCATACAAAGCGGATACCTGTGGCAGAACAGTGTCCTACATTGAGCAAGGCCAGCGTACTCCAGAACCAGCAATTGCTAAGCGACTTGCGGCAGTGCTCGATGAAGATTGGACAAGGTTTTATGAGGATACTAAGTGA